CAGCACAAGATGATGCGCCGAGGCACCGCGCTTCAGTACGCGGACAAGACTGGTAACGAAGTGCTCCGTGAGTTCGCCGACAGTGATGTGATCTGGGAGCGGATCATCTCGATCGAGCCTGCCGGGACCGAGGAGGTGTACGACCTCCGCGTTCCCACCGCCGGTAGTTTTGTCGCGAACGGGATCGTGGTGCATAACAGCGGCGCCATTGAAGCCGACGCCGATCTCGTTCTCTTCCTCTGGCAGAAGGACCGCAAGGACCGCGACGAGAACGTTGTGCGTCTCAAGCTCGCGAAGCACCGCAACGGCCCGACCGGCGACTTCGACCTACATTTCCAGTCCGAGCTGACGCGCTTCCGCGATCTCGGCGAGACAAGGGGGGATATCTGATGAAGGTGCAGTTCGTCGCGGGGTTCGGCCCGATCGTCCGCGACCTCAAGGAGTCGGCGCGCTTCTACCGCGACGCGCTCGGCCTGCCGCTGCCTGAGGGCGACTACGTCGCCACGGACGACCTGCCAGGTGTGAAGCACTTCGGCCTCTGGGCGCTCGAGGAGGCGGCCGAATCATGCTTCGGCAAACGCGAATGGCCAAAGGACGTCCCGGTGCCGCAGGGCGGCATCGAGTTCGACGTCGACGACGTCGCCGCCGCGGCGGGGGAGCTTCGCGCGCGGGGCTACCAGCTTCTCGTCGGTCCGAAAGAGGAGCCGTGGGGCCAGACGGTCGCGCGACTCCTGAGTCCGGAAGGGCTGCTCGTCGGACTCACGTTCACGCCCTGGATGCGCGAGCCGAAGAAGGACGGTTCGAGGTAGACCAAACTACGCAACATGAGCACCGAGCAGGCGTTCTTGCTCCTGGGTGTGATGTTCCTTATCGCGGCTGCGATGCTGTGGTGGACCCAGTGGCGCAGGCCCTGACGCGAAGGACCTAGCGCGCCGGTTCGATCGCGACCGTGACGTTCGCTCGAACGTCGGTCAGCAGACGGATCTCGACCTGGTGCACGCCGAGGGCCTTGAGCGGCTCGAGCAGATGGACCTTCGTCCTGTCGACATCCACCTTCTGTTCGCGCCGCAGCGCCTCCGCGATGTCCTTGCTCGTCACGGAGCCGAACGTCTTGCCCTGGTCTCCCGCCTTTAGGCGGAACACGAGCGTCGTTTCGGACAGGCGCTTCGCGAGCTCCTCCGCCTCGGCGTGCGCGCGGTCCTGCTTCGCCTGCTTGGCGTCGCGCGCCCGTGCCAGCACCTTCATCTCACCGGCGGTCGCCTCGATCGCGAGGCCGCGTGGCAGGAGGAAGTTCTGCGCGTACCCGTCGGCGACGTCCTTGACGTCACCGGGGCGGCCGAGTCCGGCCACCTCGCGCTTCAGGATGACGCGCACTAGCTCGCGCTAGCTGCTGGGCTGAGTGGTCTCCGCAAGCGAGCCGTCCTGCTCGCTCTTTCGGAGCTCCATCTCCCATGCGAGGACCGATGCGGCGACGGCGACGACGCCCATGACCGTCAACGCGCCGATGATCGCGAGCAGCGCCTCTATGACGTCGAACACACTGCCCGAGTCCCGGTCGCTCATGAGTTATCTCCTTCGCGGTCGCGTGACAAGATCCGGTCCAATGTAGCGCGAAGCTCGGTTGCTCGGCCGGACAGCATGCCCTGGGCGCGTTCGAGGTCGTGCTTCAGCTCGTCGTCGTTCCGTGCGATGCGGCCCATGTGTTCCTCGACGACGTCCTTCGGCGCGTTCCGGATGAAGAAGTCGAGCCCGAAGATCAGAACGCCCAGATCGTCGAGCTGGCCGAGCACCGGGATGAAGTCCGGAATGATGTCGATCGGGAAGACGAGATAGCCGGCGATCGCGCCAAGCACCAGCTTCTGTTGCGTCGGAACGCGGGGGTCGCGCGCGAGAGCCCACACGAGGCGCGCGTACGCGGGCATCTTGCGCATCATCTCGATCGCCTCTTTTGGGTCGCGGGGCGGACGGAATGGTCTAGCCATGCACCTCTCCCTGCGGGAATCGTGCCCGCAGCGCTGCGACGGCCGCGGAGAGCGCCGCATCTCGCTCCGCGGCCCAGAACGAGACCATGTAACGTGCCTTGCCGCCGGAGACACTCCGCAGCTCGACGCTCGGCGGCGGCTCCTTCGCGACCTGCGAAGCCTCGCGAAGCGCGTTCCGGATGTCGTCGGCCGCGATCGGCTTGTCCCCATCATCGACCACGAGCCACAGGCTTGCGCGCCGGGTCGGGAAGCGTGTCAGGTTGACGACCGACCCGGTCATGAACGTGCCATTCGGCACGATGACCTGCTGGGCATCCGGCGTTCGGAGCAGCGTCGTCCGGAACGTGATCTCTTCGACGACGCCGCTATATCCGGTCACCTCGATCGTGTCGCCGATCCGGAACGGTCGCTCGACGAGCACCCAGATGCCGGCCAGGAAGTTCTTGAGGATGTCCTGGAGCGAGAGCCCGAGCACGATGCCGACGACGCTGAACGAGCCCAGGATCCAGCCGAACGCATCTCGCGTGTAGATGGCCAGAACGATCATCAGACCGAAAACGAAGACGGCGACCTGCGCCAAATTGCCGAGCAGGATCGTGACGTTGGCCTGTGCCCGTCCCCGCGTGAGGGCCCGCATCGTGGTCCGGCGCACGACGCGCGCCAACAGCAGGGTGACTACGACGACGAGAAGAGCCCAGAACGTGCGGCTCGCGTAGTCAAAGACGACTGCTGGGTCGAGTGGCACCCGCGGAGAATACGGTCGTCTGGCTGGCGGGCCGATGGGCAACAAGCTGCCCTCCCGTGCGTCTAGCCCCCGCCAGCCGCCTCTCTGGCTGTATTTGACAGGTGAACAGATGTTCGGTATGGTGCTGACGTGACCAAGCAAGACCAGCAGAGAGCGGAACGAATACTCGCTTTCATCAGGGAGCGCATCGCGGAGCGTGGCTACCCGCCGACAGTGCGCGAGATCGCCGAGGCCGTCGGGCTCGCCTCGACGTCGGCGGTCCATCACCACCTCACCAAGCTGGAAAAGGAAGGCCGTCTCACGAAGGACGCCACCCGCTCGCGTGCGCTGGCGATCCCCGGTGCGTTCGGCGGCCGCGTGGTCTCCGCGCCGATCATCGGAGAGATCGCCGCCGGTGAGCCCATCTACGCGCTCGAGGACAAGACGGAGACGATGTCCATCCCCGGCGAGCTCGCCGGGCGCGGTCGCGACACCTTCGTCCTGCGCGTCCGCGGGAAATCGATGATCGACGACCACATCGATGACGGCGACTTCGTCGTCGTCCAGCAGCAGAACACCGCCCGGGACGGCGACATCATCGTCGCGCTGCTCGAAGACAACCGCGCGACGCTGAAGCGCTTCTTCAAAGAGAAGGATCGCGTGCGGCTGCAGCCGGCCAACGGCACGATGCAGCCGATCTACACGCGCGACATCCAGATCCAAGGCAAAGTGATCGGTGTGATCCGCCGGCTGGCATAACCTCCGGCGATGCCCGCAAAGACCGACCTTCCCGTTCTCACGCTCCGCGAGCTGAACCGCGCGCTTCTTGCGCGGCAGATGCTGCTCACACGACAGCGCACCGGCGCGGTCGACGCGATCGAGCGTCTCGCGTGTCTGCAGGGCCAGTGGGCGCCGTCGCCGTACGTTGCGCTCTGGTCGCGTCTCGCGGGATTCAAGCGCGACGATCTCACCCGCCCGATCGACAAAGGTCTGGTGATCAAGGCGACGCTCATGCGCGCGACGCTCCACCTCGTCAGCGCCAAGGAGTACGCCGCGTACGCGCTGGCGACGCTCGACGGGCGCTTCGCAGCCTGGCGGCCGCCGGGCGGACCCGATCTCGCCGCGCTCAAGGACATCCATGACAAAGTGTTCAAGTTCGCGGCGAAGCCGCGAACGCGCGAGGAGATCCGCGAGTTCATCTCGCGCGACGCGCCGCGGGACGAGCGCCTTCGCAACTGGTACCTCTTCGCAGCGGTCACGGCGAGCGGGATCATCTGGGAGAAGAACGGCGCGCACTGGGAGCACCGGCAGCTCGCGCGCTTCGTCGCGCCGCCGGCGCGGCTGCGCAAGGCGCCGAAGCCCGATGCGGCATTCGATGTCGTAGCGCGCCGGTATCTCGGGGCGTTCGGGCCCGCAACGGTGGGCGATCTCGCGAACTGGAGCGGTTGCCGCGTGCCGCCGCTCCGCGCGGCGATCGAGCGCATCAAGGACGTGCGCCGCTTCCGCGACGAGCGCGGTCGCGAGCTATTCGATCTCGCGAAGGC
This Candidatus Limnocylindria bacterium DNA region includes the following protein-coding sequences:
- a CDS encoding VOC family protein → MKVQFVAGFGPIVRDLKESARFYRDALGLPLPEGDYVATDDLPGVKHFGLWALEEAAESCFGKREWPKDVPVPQGGIEFDVDDVAAAAGELRARGYQLLVGPKEEPWGQTVARLLSPEGLLVGLTFTPWMREPKKDGSR
- the rplI gene encoding 50S ribosomal protein L9, with protein sequence MRVILKREVAGLGRPGDVKDVADGYAQNFLLPRGLAIEATAGEMKVLARARDAKQAKQDRAHAEAEELAKRLSETTLVFRLKAGDQGKTFGSVTSKDIAEALRREQKVDVDRTKVHLLEPLKALGVHQVEIRLLTDVRANVTVAIEPAR
- a CDS encoding YkvA family protein, which translates into the protein MARPFRPPRDPKEAIEMMRKMPAYARLVWALARDPRVPTQQKLVLGAIAGYLVFPIDIIPDFIPVLGQLDDLGVLIFGLDFFIRNAPKDVVEEHMGRIARNDDELKHDLERAQGMLSGRATELRATLDRILSRDREGDNS
- a CDS encoding mechanosensitive ion channel domain-containing protein, encoding MPLDPAVVFDYASRTFWALLVVVVTLLLARVVRRTTMRALTRGRAQANVTILLGNLAQVAVFVFGLMIVLAIYTRDAFGWILGSFSVVGIVLGLSLQDILKNFLAGIWVLVERPFRIGDTIEVTGYSGVVEEITFRTTLLRTPDAQQVIVPNGTFMTGSVVNLTRFPTRRASLWLVVDDGDKPIAADDIRNALREASQVAKEPPPSVELRSVSGGKARYMVSFWAAERDAALSAAVAALRARFPQGEVHG
- the lexA gene encoding transcriptional repressor LexA — encoded protein: MTKQDQQRAERILAFIRERIAERGYPPTVREIAEAVGLASTSAVHHHLTKLEKEGRLTKDATRSRALAIPGAFGGRVVSAPIIGEIAAGEPIYALEDKTETMSIPGELAGRGRDTFVLRVRGKSMIDDHIDDGDFVVVQQQNTARDGDIIVALLEDNRATLKRFFKEKDRVRLQPANGTMQPIYTRDIQIQGKVIGVIRRLA
- a CDS encoding winged helix DNA-binding domain-containing protein, giving the protein MPAKTDLPVLTLRELNRALLARQMLLTRQRTGAVDAIERLACLQGQWAPSPYVALWSRLAGFKRDDLTRPIDKGLVIKATLMRATLHLVSAKEYAAYALATLDGRFAAWRPPGGPDLAALKDIHDKVFKFAAKPRTREEIREFISRDAPRDERLRNWYLFAAVTASGIIWEKNGAHWEHRQLARFVAPPARLRKAPKPDAAFDVVARRYLGAFGPATVGDLANWSGCRVPPLRAAIERIKDVRRFRDERGRELFDLAKAPRPPADTVAPARFLARFDAAILGHDAAERTRILPAEYKKQVIFSAEVWTTFLVDGFVAGRWKIAGTPKQAVLELLPFKRIAKSDKAALVDEGERLVRFSYPHSKTHGVKA